A genomic region of Nitrospira lenta contains the following coding sequences:
- a CDS encoding DUF1800 domain-containing protein yields the protein MPMTFQDARHLLSRTGFGGTPADIRELTGLDREVAVDQLLAGVGRTARTTPPSHLLNALPPAEGMTGKGLSVEQKQALKQERREDVFELKGWWYQELLATPSPLTERLTLFWHNHFTSSFHKVKWPALLYHQNVLLRHHARGSFRDLLFQIAKDPAMVLYLDTQSNHRDHPNENFARELFELFTLGEGHYTETDIKEAARAFTGWHVALRHGGGFAFNRRQHDAGVKHVLGKTGAFGGDDILAIALDQPACARYITAKLWREFVSDEPDAREVERLAVQFRNGGYQIAPLLRGLLTLPQFWAPETRGLLVKSPVELLVGTVRLLNLPIKDTAMLAKYGKRLGQDLFDPPNVKGWPGGTRWITSATLLNRWQLLQRGLRGADMGGPMHTHAGTGEMHGAAWVTEEAAETVQAVLVPVPPVNPVPTGEDRWQMVHHLVMDPTFQLK from the coding sequence ATGCCCATGACCTTTCAGGATGCGCGGCATCTGTTGTCCCGCACGGGATTCGGCGGGACTCCCGCCGATATTCGTGAACTGACCGGGCTCGATCGTGAGGTCGCCGTCGATCAACTTCTCGCCGGGGTGGGCAGGACTGCTAGGACAACCCCTCCCTCCCACCTGCTCAATGCCCTGCCGCCGGCCGAGGGGATGACGGGGAAGGGATTGAGCGTTGAGCAGAAGCAGGCGCTCAAGCAGGAGCGGCGAGAGGACGTCTTCGAGCTGAAGGGCTGGTGGTATCAGGAATTGCTCGCTACGCCGTCTCCCTTGACCGAACGGTTGACGCTGTTCTGGCACAACCACTTCACGTCCAGCTTCCACAAGGTGAAATGGCCGGCGCTGCTATACCACCAGAATGTGCTACTTCGCCACCATGCGCGGGGATCATTCCGGGATCTGCTCTTCCAGATCGCGAAGGATCCGGCGATGGTGCTGTATTTGGATACGCAGTCGAATCACCGAGACCATCCGAATGAAAACTTCGCCCGCGAGCTCTTCGAGCTGTTCACGCTCGGGGAAGGGCACTATACCGAAACCGATATCAAGGAAGCAGCGCGCGCCTTTACCGGCTGGCATGTGGCGCTGCGTCACGGCGGCGGGTTTGCGTTCAATCGGCGTCAGCATGATGCGGGCGTCAAGCATGTCTTGGGAAAGACCGGTGCCTTCGGCGGCGACGACATTCTGGCGATTGCGTTGGACCAACCGGCCTGCGCTCGGTACATCACGGCAAAGCTGTGGCGGGAGTTTGTTTCGGATGAGCCGGATGCGCGTGAGGTCGAGCGGCTTGCGGTGCAGTTTCGCAACGGTGGTTATCAGATTGCGCCGTTGCTACGCGGGTTGCTGACGCTGCCGCAATTCTGGGCGCCAGAGACGCGCGGGTTGCTTGTGAAGTCGCCGGTTGAATTGTTGGTCGGTACCGTCCGCCTCCTAAATCTGCCGATCAAGGACACGGCCATGCTCGCGAAGTATGGGAAACGTCTGGGGCAGGATCTCTTCGATCCGCCCAACGTGAAGGGCTGGCCCGGGGGGACTCGCTGGATTACCAGTGCGACCCTGCTAAATCGCTGGCAACTCTTACAGCGGGGCCTGCGGGGCGCAGACATGGGCGGACCTATGCATACTCATGCAGGTACGGGTGAGATGCACGGCGCCGCCTGGGTTACGGAGGAAGCGGCGGAGACTGTGCAGGCGGTCTTGGTGCCGGTGCCGCCGGTGAATCCGGTTCCGACGGGAGAAGACCGGTGGCAGATGGTCCATCACTTGGTGATGGATCCAACCTTCCAGCTGAAATGA
- a CDS encoding DUF1501 domain-containing protein translates to MLRRDVLKFAATLPLLWLAPRPFDLLAASSASAQGRWDRILILVELHGGNDGLNTLVPYSDERYYQARPHLAIPRERVLQLSPSVGFHYALEPLMPLWEKRQLAIIQGVGYPDPNRSHFRSIEIWDTASASQQVLDEGWLARLFEAYPLPETFATDGILLGQRDGGPLSGKTVRTIALHDPQRFLQQASHVKAVEQSSTNRALAHILQVQRELTHAAGDLAAHLQQAPPLPTAFPASSIGHQLETVAQLLTAKVPVAVLKISQTGFDTHAGQLGHHERLLKELAEALVAFRQAMVQAGLWDRILLMTYSEFGRRVGENASAGTDHGTAAPHLFLGGSVKGGLYGSAPSLSDLQEGDLKHRIDYRSLYATLMRSWWGIPGTTIVGPEYQAINCLA, encoded by the coding sequence ATGCTTCGCCGGGATGTGTTGAAATTCGCAGCGACGTTGCCATTACTGTGGCTGGCACCACGGCCGTTTGACCTTCTTGCGGCTTCGTCTGCGTCCGCCCAGGGCCGCTGGGATCGCATCCTGATCCTAGTCGAACTGCATGGAGGCAATGACGGCCTCAACACGCTTGTGCCGTATTCCGACGAACGGTATTACCAGGCCCGTCCTCATTTGGCGATTCCTCGTGAGCGAGTGCTGCAGCTCTCGCCATCAGTCGGGTTTCATTATGCGCTGGAGCCGCTGATGCCTCTGTGGGAGAAGCGGCAGTTGGCGATTATCCAGGGTGTCGGCTATCCCGATCCGAACCGGTCGCATTTTCGATCGATTGAAATCTGGGACACGGCGTCGGCCAGCCAGCAAGTATTGGATGAAGGTTGGCTCGCCCGTTTGTTTGAGGCGTATCCGTTGCCGGAGACCTTTGCTACCGACGGGATTCTGCTTGGTCAGCGGGACGGCGGGCCGTTGAGTGGAAAGACGGTCCGGACGATCGCGCTGCACGATCCGCAGCGGTTTCTCCAGCAGGCCAGCCACGTCAAGGCGGTGGAACAGTCGAGTACCAACCGCGCACTGGCTCACATCCTTCAGGTGCAACGGGAACTCACCCATGCTGCAGGCGATTTGGCTGCGCATCTGCAACAGGCCCCGCCGTTGCCGACGGCTTTTCCGGCCTCGTCGATCGGACACCAGCTGGAAACGGTGGCGCAGCTGCTGACGGCCAAGGTGCCGGTGGCAGTACTGAAAATTTCACAGACGGGTTTCGATACCCATGCCGGTCAGTTAGGGCACCATGAGCGGCTGTTGAAGGAGTTAGCTGAGGCTCTGGTGGCGTTCCGTCAGGCGATGGTTCAAGCCGGGCTCTGGGACCGCATTTTGCTGATGACCTATTCAGAATTCGGACGGCGGGTCGGTGAGAATGCCAGTGCGGGAACGGATCATGGGACTGCGGCTCCGCATCTGTTCCTAGGCGGATCTGTGAAGGGGGGCTTGTATGGAAGTGCGCCGTCGCTAAGCGATCTTCAGGAGGGTGATCTGAAACATCGGATCGATTATCGGAGTCTGTATGCCACGCTGATGCGATCGTGGTGGGGGATTCCAGGAACGACGATTGTGGGACCAGAGTACCAGGCGATCAATTGTCTGGCGTGA
- a CDS encoding DNA gyrase inhibitor YacG, with translation MTCPICRTPTEWKNNPWRPFCSERCQLTDLGTWATGGYRIPGTPLTIDSERPIDEDPDPPQTGSITPDN, from the coding sequence ATGACATGCCCGATCTGCCGCACACCTACCGAGTGGAAAAACAATCCCTGGCGGCCGTTCTGCTCAGAACGTTGTCAACTCACGGACCTGGGCACCTGGGCCACCGGAGGCTATCGTATCCCGGGCACGCCGCTGACAATTGATTCGGAGAGACCAATTGACGAAGACCCGGACCCGCCACAAACCGGATCCATCACGCCAGACAATTGA
- a CDS encoding PilZ domain-containing protein has product MIECREHHRIPVELQVFFSTTTQTEIREGTMFDISAGGCAVTSTAPISPGSGVRLLIRATDLGSPITVHSAAVRWADHGEFGVEFLNLSDLDRSRLQRFLHVAKPQTNS; this is encoded by the coding sequence ATGATCGAGTGCCGCGAGCATCACCGTATTCCTGTCGAGCTCCAAGTTTTCTTCTCCACAACCACGCAGACCGAAATCCGCGAAGGCACGATGTTCGACATCTCCGCCGGAGGCTGCGCCGTCACCAGCACGGCCCCGATCAGTCCCGGATCAGGTGTCCGGCTCCTCATTCGGGCCACCGATCTGGGTTCGCCGATTACCGTCCACTCGGCCGCCGTCCGCTGGGCCGATCATGGTGAATTCGGCGTCGAGTTCTTGAATTTGTCCGATCTAGACCGTAGCCGCCTGCAACGCTTTCTACACGTCGCCAAACCGCAGACGAATTCCTAG
- a CDS encoding ABC transporter substrate-binding protein: MLNTLFTYDVTRPLIRRLFLTVGLVIACGTGQTLWAAEPMVSPSIGSATDAVKHTITELQRILDESALKQPDRSDERRQAIEQIIMQRVSYEEMAKRTLGTAWAELPETDRREFVELFVQLLRDNFAGRISEHSAAAVSYLSERQEAHFAEVKTHLTNPKVDTQVDFRLFLQSGEWLVYDVVVDGASIVSNYRAQFTSIIRDVSYVGLVKKMKQNAVSVKLFEHPSTR, encoded by the coding sequence GTGCTGAATACCCTTTTTACATACGATGTGACGCGCCCCCTGATCCGGCGCCTGTTCCTCACGGTGGGACTCGTGATCGCATGCGGCACGGGACAGACCCTCTGGGCCGCAGAACCGATGGTCTCCCCTTCCATCGGTTCCGCAACCGACGCCGTCAAACACACCATTACAGAACTGCAGCGCATATTGGACGAGTCCGCGCTGAAGCAGCCGGATCGATCGGACGAGCGACGGCAAGCGATCGAGCAGATCATTATGCAGCGGGTCTCCTACGAGGAAATGGCCAAGCGCACGCTCGGCACAGCCTGGGCGGAACTCCCCGAAACCGATCGCCGGGAATTCGTCGAGCTCTTCGTCCAATTGCTTCGAGACAATTTTGCCGGACGGATCAGCGAACATTCCGCCGCGGCCGTGTCGTATCTCAGCGAGCGGCAGGAGGCACACTTCGCCGAAGTCAAAACGCACCTGACGAATCCGAAAGTCGATACCCAGGTGGATTTTCGGTTATTCCTTCAATCGGGGGAATGGCTGGTCTACGATGTGGTGGTGGATGGAGCCAGCATCGTGAGCAACTACCGCGCGCAGTTCACGAGCATCATTCGCGACGTGTCCTATGTCGGGCTCGTCAAGAAGATGAAACAGAACGCCGTCTCCGTGAAGCTCTTCGAACACCCCTCCACCCGCTAA